The nucleotide sequence CTCGACTGGAGCCCGGACCTGGCCAGATTAGGCCGTCCTGGGCAGACTCGCAGAGTCCATTTTTGCCCGGAGAGTCTTGAACACTTCCAGATGGACAGCCACTCCGGTTGGGGATTGTCACAGCTGAGGGAACCCAGGACTCCCTCACACGAGGCCAAGTTCTGCCTCCTCTCACGTACACCTGATGGGTCTAAGCCCTTTCCTCTGCAGCACAGAGTGAGCCGGGCTTGGAGCTGGGCGGGCCCGGGCTGGACTTTGGCTTTGCCCCTCGGAGCACAAAGTCAGGCCAGTCTCACCGAGCCACAGTGTCCCCACCCGTAAAATCAGGAGACCATCAGGTAGTGCCGTGAGTTCTGAACGAGTTGATCTATGTGACATCGTCTGCCCCGTGTTTGGTAATAGCATGTGCTTGGTGTATTAGCTGCTTTTAGTTATGAATAATAATATTGCCATCATCTTGATCACCAGTTCCTTTGACTATTCGTTATGTGTCTTGTTTCCAGGCCACAAGACCCTCCCCAGAGCACAGGCTAGGTAGCGTATGCCCTGAAGGGCCAGCCAGGCTCCAGATGTCGTCGCACCGTGCCAGGCgatcctctccctgcccctggacGTCAGCCCTCCCCTGCAGAAGGAAGCCAGGCCACATGGCGTGCCAGAGAGAGCTTTGGTGACAGACAGCCCAGGCCGGGTTCCTAGCCCCTCCATTTCGCAGCCGTGTGACCTCAACCAGTCACAAACATTTCAGAGAATCTATAAAGTGTGAACATCCTACCCACCTCAGAAATGAGACTGGGTTATCCGGGGGAAAGATGAGCGGGTGCTGAGAGTCTGGCAAAGAAGGGAAAACTATTTTCTAGAATGCCCTAGAGTTGATAACATGGTTACTATGAGAAAAACCCGAATCCCCCCCCATTATACTTCCTCAtacttatttttagagtttaaggttttatttttaagaatgaacGTGGGGAGGTACCCACTATCTTTTGTGTTCCTGGGGCCCCGGAGGGTCTTCATCCGGCCAAGCTCCGAAATTGCTGCAGCCTTGTAATTCCCTGACCCGTGAGTGTTCCCACAAATGGTGCTCATTAGCTGACTTAACAAACTTTCGGTGTGACCGGAGATGGTGTAGCCTCCGCGATCACTgagttgacagcgtggagcttgatcTCAGCGATAAGCCCCAGGTCTTTTCAAAGACCTGGGGGGACACAGGGCAAAGGCAGGTGCGGAAGTGTCCCAGGGGCAGCCAGGGGGGTGACTGGACCGAGTCCCTCAGGACCTGCACCTGCCAATTCTGCAGCCCGAAACTGCTCACAGACTCTAGATGGACTCTGAAgatttgggggggcggggtgaaGGTGTTCCAGGCACTCTTACCTTAGAACGAGACATAGTCCTTGTCCACTAGGAACCGTCTCAGATAAAGACACACAAAGCACGTAGAGAGGACGGTGGGCAGCAGCGACCTCGGGGAGAATCAGCCTGCATCTGTGTTTATTTGGCCAACAGCACTTTTCCAAAGCCTGAATTGCAAGGTCTTTGGGAGGACACTGTGGGTGACCCCTGGCCCCTATGAGCCACTATGGACACCATCCACGTGGCCTCcacagttttgtattttttttttaagtagccttcatactcaacatggagccccaggcagggcttgaacccacgacatGCGTAAGGTTCGGGTCCTGCCGCGGGCACACCGACCCaggagcagggggaggtgggaggaggaaagggggaaggggtccagggggaggggaggagctaAGCTGGACCAAACAGCTGtcacctcctccctctgaccAAGGACCGAGTCCCTTCGGCCCTACAAACGCTCCAGCTCTCTGACACAAAGGAAAGCACTTCAGAGCCACTAGGAAACAAATGGTGTTTTATTCCCTTTTGTTGTGGAGAGGATCGATCACAGCACGGAGGACAGCGGCCCGGTCACGGCGGCATGTCTGGTTGGATGCCACGAGAACACGATGGATGGGAGGGGCGGGGTCTGCTTGGATTTTCCATTCCGTATGACCTTCGACCTCTTGGCAGTTCCCTCCGCAGCAGGGCTGTGCCCACCTGCCCCGGGTCTCTAAGCCACGTGTAGCCGCTGCCACTTGCCGCTCTAACCAGTAACAGGTGGAGCAAAGGGCTTGGGAGCCATCGCTGCTCCCTGACCAACGGGACGCAGGCAGAGAAGCACAGGAcgcctcctctccctgctgctttgctggcccCCACAGAATGGAGCCCCTCAGCCACTGCCTACCAGAGACCTCATTCAGGGACAGGAGTCTGAGTCCAGAAGAGCCGGGCTGTAGCTGGGAGTCTGGGAAGCAGGGAAGGTAGGAGAGAGGAGCAGGGTTCCAGAGCCCATGGGGTTATTGCTGAGAAGATATGCAGGGGGCACGTTCCCCAGGGGCAGACTAGAAGCCCGGGGCCCGGGATCCCGGGCTGCTCTGCGACGGTGCAGGGCAGATGAGGACCCCAGGGTGGAAGCCCCAAGAGGGAAAGGACCGTGGAAGGGGCACAGCCTGCCTGGAGGCAAAGCTGGGCTCACCAGCTCCTTGCCGTGAACCTCCCGATTGCCAAGAGACCCTCAGAACAGACCTGGGTCCGGACTAGAATACAGAAGCAAGGTTCTTGTGAATGAAGTGAAGAGAGGCCAAGAAAAATGATCACGGAGGTGATGTAAACCTTCCCAAGTCCCAAGACAACTGGAGACCCCCGCCCACACCCCCTAGCCCTACACCCACCCCCAAATCAAGAGAAGGGACTGGTCTCTCAGGGAAAAAGCGGACTCCCGGGAGTGGgagatgatgggggtgggggccacaggggagcagggaggggctgacGGTGACATGGCTCAGCACCCACCCGGGAAAGCGAGTTCAGGGTCACTAAAATACAACATCATCCACAAACAAGCAGCCACAGAGATCACAGTcatcaaacacacacagacacgtcaCAGGACGTGGACGAGACCGCGGGCTGCGGGCAGGAGAGGCGGGTGTCAGGTGCATCATTAAGTTGAGGATCGTGTTCCAGGGGACGGCGAAGGGGcagggggacacacacacacactcttggcTTCTCCTGGGGAAAGATCTGCCTGCTGAAGTGGCCGGTGTTCTTAAGCATCAACACTTGCGTCTAAAGGTTCAAGCAGCTCCTTTCAGGTTCTGGGAGCTAaagggggagagaatccaaatTAAAACTCAACTCTGCCTCCTTTCTGGCGTCTTTACTGGCTGTCTCCCTGCCTTAACGCAGCACCTGTGCCCCCCTGAAACTCGCAGGAGACCCACTCCGAGCTCACGTCCCCGGTGACACAGGAGGACGAGGCTGaaaagcagggaaagagggaagggcctgggagggggagggggggccagGGAAGCGCTTCTCCCAGGAAGGCTAGAACCTGATAGACATGGAAAGAAAATTGTTAAACCCGGGGTTTCTATTTCAGGACACCCCCAGTCGTCGCTCACAATCCCGAGACCTAAGAGAACAGGGTTTCTGAGGAAGTCCTAGtttaggaaaaaaagcaaaaaacaaaaaacaaaaaaacccaagccTCCTTCCCTTGAGCCTCCCCCCACTTGAGCCAAGATCGGACCTGCCAGTGGCCATGAATGGACAGAACCCCGAGCCACCAGCTAGGACACCTGACTCCTGGATTGGCATCTAGGGCCACCTCATGTGTAGGAGATCACCGACCTTCCCAAGCCCCGTCTACGAGATGGACAAGCTGAGCCCCGCGCTGCCTGCCCACGAGGCTGTTGTGATAACACGATCTTGGATGGCtgttctctctgacctcagtttcttcatctataaagtggggctcaatcccacctgCCCTACTGGCTTCTTCCGGTAGGCTCAGGCAAGTCTGTGCGGGGCAGCATTTTGAAAACTAAGACATTTAACGGCAAACACTCTCCCGTGTCCCTACAATGAACAACGGAAGCAAATGCTAAATACGGTGCCCCTTACAGCTGAGAACTGAGAACGGCTAACGTTGGCATCGGGGAAGGGGGAGATACACTATTCTCCCTAGTTCTGTGTAGAGTTAGCAAGTTTCATTCTAATGTGTTAATGTTTTTTAAGCGGTCCTAAGCTACTTTCTGAACCATCGCTAAAAGCCATTATCTTTGAGCTACCCTGATATTAGGAGGAGTTCACGAACTGTCATTCTCTCCCAAGTCCTGCCCCCATCGCAGGGAAGGTGACCTTCCATTAACCTGGCGTCTGGTCATACAGAAGCAGAAGCCCTATTCCCCAGCCTTTCACCGCGCATGTGTGGTGCCCTCAGATGTTTCCATCCATCTGTCCCGTTGCCCTTTCAGACACAAGACTCGCCAGCCTGGCTCAGAATAAACGCTGTGCCCGCTGCAAAAGCTGGCCCAGCACCTCCCTGAGGAATGAACAGTGacggagacagaggaagacacggGAAGACAGGATCCTACCTTCCTACCTGAGGGCTGCACCTCAGTTCTCTGCTTTCTGGGGCTCCGTcgctggaaaaaaaatggaacagattGCAGTGAACGGACCCCTCACCCCCACGGGCCACCCGCCGCAGCAGCCGTGCCTAGGCCTGACGCTGGAGGAGTCTGAACCGTGCAGCGAAGAGGGGGCTTGGCAGGATTCTGAGTCAGACAGACTTGCTGGTTATAGGAATTGGGCACGTTCCTTAACTTTTCTGAGACCCTGGGTTATCGAATGCGGATCGTGAGCCTCTGTCACGGGGCTGTGCGCACACGAAGGGGGCTCTATGAAGCACCTGTCTCGTGCCCGACACAAAGCACATGCCCTATAAACAGCGGCGGTCAGGGGTAGCAGCCGGTTTGGTGGAGACGAGGGGACGGCCCAGAGCAGGGGCCCCGGCGACCGCTCTCCTCGCACAGACACAGGAGCACGTCCGATTGGCTCTAGGGAGGCCACGGTGTCTGACCACCATCCCTCCCGGAGCCATCCGAGGACCCTCCCCCATTGCTTCTATCCCACCCGGGCCGGTGGTCGTGACCGCTACCATTTGCAGTGATGAGGTTCTCCACCTGCACCTCCTCATCCCCCGGAGCCCTGCAAGAGAAGGAGAAGCTTCCGTCGGCGCTCTGTGGGGCAAACCCGCTGTCCCTGCTGGGGCAGGGCCGTCTGGAGCAGGCCCCTGCGAGTCACTGGAAGGCGGTGGCACTCTCCACCAAGGGGCGcgtggggccgggggcgggggcgaaGCTGGGATTGAAGGGGTGTCAGGGGAACTCGCAGGCACCCTTCAGTGCCGGCCCCACTGAGCGCTGGGAAGGAGTGGCTTGGGGCCCCCTGGGGGCTGGCATCGTGTCCTGCCAGACTTTGGGCTTCTGAGGTCCACTGCTGCCCCTGGTTTTGGTGGTAGACTAATGgggtatggggtggggggagaggtgaaTGACGGAGCCCGAGCTCCTCCTCGGCCAAAGAGCCCCGTGCACAGGTGACGAGCAGGGACAGCGTCGCAGGGCCTGTAGAGACGAGATGGACCTCCCGAGAGGCTCTGAGGCCCTCCGCTTCCCTTCTCCCAAGCGCAACTGCCTCAAGGGCTTTCAGACGCGCGTCCAGCACCttcttgcttccctcccctcctcaataTACGTCAGAAGAGAGGAGGGGCTAACCCTCCATGCTGTGCCCTCGTGTTGGCCAGGGGGCCCCGCCCTGTCCCCTCCTAGCATCACCCCCGATATCCACACACAGGCCATCCTCACCGGGGCTTCTGATTGAAATTGCACTTGCATCTGCGACCTGAAAGGCAAAGAAACCACCCGAGGTCACGCTCCCGGCTTGAGTTCAAGGTCACGCTCCTGGTTTGACCACAGCAAAGCTGCCACAGGGGGCTACGTAAAAAGCACAGTCATATGTAGCAATCCTCTGTGGGAGTAGGGTTCTTCTGAGGTCAAGGGACAACATTCAAATGCCCGGATGATGGCCGTACCACAGTCTGCTTGATCGGGCAAGGGCAGAGGGCTCCGCGCGGCCCGGGCTCTCGTGTGCAGAAAACAAACGCGGGGGCACCTCTCTCAGAGCACTCTAAGGACAGCTCCTCGCTCTCTCCTGTGACTCCCCGACCTCTGCCTACTGGACACAGCTCCAGGACAGCCACCCTGCCCTTTCTGATGACCTTGTTGTCATCAagcatttattttgttcacttttctttaatgtttgtctatttctgagagagacagagacagagcaagagcaggggaggggcatagagagagggagacacagaatcggaagcaggctccaggctctgagccgtcgccacagagcccaatgcggggcttcaactcataaacagcgagatcatgaccggggccgaagtcagacgcttagccgactgagccacccaggtgcccctattttgtccATGCTGCCCTgttttactgagcacttactatgtgccccGCACTATGTTAGGTGCTGGAGATAACAGGGAGAACGggccatctctctctccccccaccccgagagAGCACGGCCGGGCTCCTACACCGTTCTCCACTCCCCCGGCAGCTGCAGACATCACTCTACACAGCCAACAGGGAACGAACAAACTTACTCAGGATAAGGAGAATCCCCACGGAGAAGAGCACCACAGCAAACACCAGTCCCCCGATCCGCAGAGTCTGGTAGTCTGCCAAAGGAGCAGAGGTgacaaaaggaagggaagagcacGGCTTCCCGTCCCTGGGCGGGGccacacctccccctccccccccccccagggttaCCATCACCGCTCACCATAATGAAAAGggtccttttccttctcctgctcAGCTGCTGAAAAAATAAACGAGTGTGGGCAAGAGGAAGACAGCTGCTCATCTGGTTCCCTAATACCCCACCGGTGTCACTTCCCACAAAGGGAATCCTGGGAGAGAGAGCCCATTAAGCAGAGGTGCCTGGGGAAGCACAGAAGGGCCTGCCCACTAAGGCCAGCCCGAGAGCAGAACTGGGTACCACTCAGAGCCCTGGTGCGATTCTGCGTGCACAGCACATCCACATTTCTTGCCCCTTTGTATTGTTACATTACCCCCCAAAGGCAGGGTCTGTTAGCCCCCtgttacaggtggggaaactgagaccaagGAAGAACATGTGACTTGCACAAAGCCAGAATCTAGACACTGATGAGTGGGCCTGGCTCCCAAGGTTCAGGCAAAAAGTCTACAGGGATCTGGAGTG is from Neofelis nebulosa isolate mNeoNeb1 chromosome 10, mNeoNeb1.pri, whole genome shotgun sequence and encodes:
- the FXYD6 gene encoding FXYD domain-containing ion transport regulator 6 isoform X1, producing the protein MEVVLIFLCSLLAPSVLASAAEQEKEKDPFHYDYQTLRIGGLVFAVVLFSVGILLILSRRCKCNFNQKPRAPGDEEVQVENLITANATEPQKAEN
- the FXYD6 gene encoding FXYD domain-containing ion transport regulator 6 isoform X2; this encodes MEVVLIFLCSLLAPSVLASAEQEKEKDPFHYDYQTLRIGGLVFAVVLFSVGILLILSRRCKCNFNQKPRAPGDEEVQVENLITANATEPQKAEN